From the genome of Azospira restricta, one region includes:
- a CDS encoding YbdK family carboxylate-amine ligase: MSGELGTFTHSEALTLGVELELQLVSRRDYDLTRGATDLLGTMDYDGRFGEIKLEITESMIEVSTLPQARVAGIASDLRGLRDTLVRHCARNNIAVCGGGTHPFHRWAERRICPGERFDQIYQRYGYLAKQFTVFGQHIHVGCASADDAIWLTQALAEHVPAFIALSAASPFVDGVDTFFQSARLNAVSAFPLSGQCPPLGSWPEFVAHFEFLRDCGIVRSIKDLYWDVRPKPEYGTVEIRVCDTPLDVNTATALAALAQALCRHLLRTRPLLHAERWQHVARYNKFQACRYGMDAMLSDPVRRCQEPLRERVLALFDALAEDAAALDCTSWIDALRASVVDNDGGASWLRGWAAAHGNLNDVVREAAERLAGAGG, encoded by the coding sequence ATGAGCGGAGAACTCGGCACCTTCACCCATAGCGAGGCGCTGACGCTGGGCGTCGAGCTCGAACTGCAGCTCGTCTCGCGGCGCGACTACGACCTGACGCGCGGCGCCACCGACCTGCTCGGGACGATGGACTACGACGGCCGCTTCGGCGAAATCAAGCTCGAGATCACCGAGAGCATGATCGAGGTCAGCACGCTGCCGCAGGCGCGCGTCGCCGGCATCGCGTCCGACCTGCGCGGGCTGCGCGACACGCTGGTGCGCCACTGCGCGCGCAACAACATCGCGGTCTGCGGCGGCGGCACGCATCCCTTCCACCGCTGGGCCGAGCGCCGCATCTGCCCGGGCGAGCGCTTCGACCAGATCTACCAGCGCTACGGCTACCTGGCCAAGCAGTTCACCGTCTTCGGCCAGCACATCCACGTCGGCTGCGCCTCGGCCGACGATGCGATCTGGCTGACGCAGGCGCTCGCCGAACACGTCCCCGCCTTCATCGCGCTGTCCGCGGCGTCGCCCTTCGTCGACGGCGTCGACACCTTCTTCCAGTCGGCGCGGCTGAACGCCGTCTCCGCCTTCCCGCTGAGCGGGCAGTGCCCGCCGCTCGGCAGCTGGCCGGAGTTCGTCGCCCACTTCGAATTCCTGCGCGACTGCGGCATCGTGCGCAGCATCAAGGACCTCTACTGGGACGTGCGGCCGAAGCCCGAGTACGGCACGGTCGAGATCCGCGTCTGCGACACGCCGCTCGACGTGAACACCGCGACCGCGCTCGCCGCGCTGGCGCAGGCGCTCTGCCGCCACCTGCTGCGCACGCGGCCGCTGCTGCACGCCGAGCGCTGGCAGCACGTCGCCCGCTACAACAAGTTCCAGGCCTGCCGCTACGGCATGGACGCGATGCTGTCCGACCCGGTGCGGCGTTGCCAGGAACCGCTGCGCGAGCGCGTGCTGGCACTGTTCGATGCGCTCGCCGAGGATGCCGCTGCGCTCGACTGCACCAGCTGGATCGATGCGCTGCGCGCCAGCGTCGTCGACAACGACGGCGGCGCCTCGTGGCTGCGCGGCTGGGCGGCGGCGCACGGCAACCTCAACGACGTCGTGCGCGAGGCGGCCGAGCGGCTGGCCGGCGCCGGCGGCTGA
- a CDS encoding metal-dependent hydrolase — translation MDPLTHALLGASAAHVAFAPRLGRRAWLVGACAGLLPDAEFFIRSSEDPLLNVEVHRQFTHAFAFVPVGGALAAAPWLTKRAQRADWRPLLGAATLAYATHGMLDACTNYGTELLWPFSELRVAWHWLTTIGPLITLMLLAGLFFAVRGGRRWPAALGLAGVLAYTGAAAWQQQRSLEAQAAIAAARGHPVERAKMFPTVGNVFLWRSVYESGGLLHTDRIRAGGELSWKAGSAVALAPEAALTPAERANARVVRDYRRFARFSDGWVARAPAAPEVYGDARYSLSSERFEPIWGVRFRPEARVPTEWVDFTAQNKVPLAGLWRELSGRDPGYGPLPGRPAAR, via the coding sequence ATGGACCCCCTGACCCATGCCCTGCTCGGCGCCTCCGCCGCGCACGTCGCCTTCGCTCCGCGGCTGGGCCGGCGCGCGTGGCTGGTCGGCGCCTGCGCCGGCCTGCTGCCGGACGCCGAGTTCTTCATCCGCAGCAGCGAGGACCCGCTGCTCAACGTCGAGGTGCATCGCCAGTTCACGCACGCCTTCGCCTTCGTCCCGGTCGGCGGCGCGCTTGCCGCGGCGCCGTGGCTGACGAAGCGCGCGCAGCGCGCCGACTGGCGGCCGCTGCTCGGCGCGGCGACCTTGGCCTATGCCACGCACGGCATGCTCGACGCCTGCACCAACTACGGCACCGAGCTGCTGTGGCCGTTCTCCGAGCTGCGTGTCGCCTGGCACTGGCTGACGACGATCGGGCCGCTGATCACGCTGATGCTGCTCGCCGGCCTGTTCTTCGCCGTGCGCGGCGGCCGGCGCTGGCCGGCGGCGCTCGGGCTGGCCGGCGTGCTGGCCTATACCGGCGCCGCCGCCTGGCAGCAGCAGCGCAGCCTGGAAGCGCAGGCCGCGATCGCCGCCGCGCGCGGGCACCCCGTCGAACGCGCGAAGATGTTCCCGACCGTCGGCAACGTCTTCCTCTGGCGCTCGGTCTACGAGTCGGGCGGCCTGCTACATACCGACCGCATCCGTGCCGGCGGCGAGCTCTCCTGGAAGGCGGGCAGCGCGGTCGCGCTGGCGCCGGAAGCTGCGCTGACGCCGGCCGAGCGCGCCAACGCACGCGTCGTCCGCGACTACCGGCGCTTCGCCCGCTTCTCCGACGGCTGGGTGGCGCGTGCGCCGGCCGCGCCGGAGGTCTATGGCGATGCGCGCTACTCGCTCAGCAGCGAGCGCTTCGAGCCGATCTGGGGCGTGCGCTTCCGTCCCGAGGCGCGCGTGCCGACCGAGTGGGTCGATTTCACCGCGCAGAACAAGGTGCCGCTGGCCGGCCTGTGGCGCGAGCTGTCCGGCCGCGACCCGGGCTACGGCCCGCTCCCCGGGCGGCCCGCAGCGCGCTGA
- the gpmI gene encoding 2,3-bisphosphoglycerate-independent phosphoglycerate mutase, whose amino-acid sequence MLQKFPAFAGVPGPVVIIVMDGYGLPKNEAGSAIAAARKPTLDRLFAAYPNIRLRAHGTAVGMPSDDDMGNSEVGHNAIGAGQVYAQGAALVANAIAAGAIWQGEAWQQVVAGARAGTLHFIGLFSDGNVHSHIDHLRAMVVQAKAEGLRKVRIHALLDGRDVPETSALEYVGPFEAFLAEVSTDGFDARIASGGGRQHITMDRYDANWPMVEAGWRTHVLGEGPQFATATEAVQALRAQHPGTIDQDLPPFVIGEGGHPVGTIEDGDAVVFYNFRGDRAIEITRAFEEAGFDKFDRVRVPKVTYAGMLQYDGDLKLPKRFLVAPPAIQDTMGEWFAKSGIAQYACSETQKFGHVTYFWNGNRSNKFDGETWQEVPSDVVPFEQRPWMKAAEITDAMIAALRSGQYKLLRCNYANGDMVGHTGNFRAATMAIEAVDLALSRLLPAIDAAGGVALITADHGNADEMYELDKKTKQPATNPNGSFKAKTAHTLNPVPLILYDNVSGGRLGLVQRETAGLSNLAATAANLLGLEKHARWDDSLLDVR is encoded by the coding sequence ATGCTGCAGAAATTCCCCGCCTTCGCCGGCGTCCCCGGCCCGGTCGTGATCATCGTCATGGACGGCTACGGCCTGCCGAAGAACGAGGCCGGCAGCGCCATCGCCGCCGCCCGCAAGCCGACGCTGGACCGCCTCTTCGCTGCCTACCCGAACATCCGCCTGCGCGCGCACGGCACCGCGGTGGGCATGCCCTCCGACGACGACATGGGCAACTCCGAGGTCGGCCACAACGCGATCGGCGCCGGCCAGGTCTATGCGCAGGGCGCGGCGCTGGTCGCCAACGCCATCGCCGCCGGCGCGATCTGGCAGGGCGAGGCCTGGCAGCAGGTGGTCGCCGGTGCCCGCGCCGGCACGCTGCACTTCATCGGCCTCTTCTCCGACGGCAACGTGCACAGCCACATCGACCACTTGCGGGCGATGGTCGTGCAGGCCAAGGCGGAAGGGCTGCGGAAGGTGCGCATCCACGCGCTGCTCGACGGCCGCGACGTGCCGGAAACCAGCGCGCTCGAGTACGTGGGGCCGTTCGAGGCCTTCCTCGCCGAAGTGAGCACGGACGGCTTCGACGCCCGCATCGCCTCCGGCGGCGGTCGCCAGCACATCACGATGGACCGCTACGACGCCAACTGGCCGATGGTCGAGGCCGGGTGGCGGACGCACGTGCTCGGCGAGGGGCCGCAGTTCGCGACCGCGACGGAAGCGGTGCAGGCGCTGCGCGCGCAGCACCCCGGCACCATAGACCAGGACCTGCCGCCCTTCGTCATCGGCGAGGGCGGCCATCCGGTCGGCACCATCGAGGACGGCGACGCGGTGGTCTTCTACAACTTCCGCGGCGACCGCGCGATCGAGATCACGCGTGCCTTCGAGGAGGCCGGCTTCGACAAGTTCGACCGCGTCCGCGTGCCGAAGGTCACCTACGCCGGCATGCTGCAGTACGATGGCGACCTGAAGCTGCCCAAGCGCTTCCTGGTCGCGCCGCCGGCGATCCAGGACACCATGGGCGAGTGGTTCGCGAAGAGCGGCATCGCCCAGTACGCCTGCTCGGAGACGCAGAAGTTCGGCCACGTCACCTACTTCTGGAACGGCAACCGCTCGAACAAGTTCGACGGCGAGACCTGGCAGGAAGTGCCGAGCGACGTCGTCCCCTTCGAACAGCGGCCGTGGATGAAGGCCGCCGAGATCACCGACGCGATGATCGCCGCGCTGCGGAGCGGCCAGTACAAGCTGCTGCGCTGCAACTACGCCAACGGCGACATGGTCGGCCACACCGGCAACTTCCGCGCGGCGACGATGGCGATCGAGGCCGTCGACCTGGCGCTCTCCCGCCTGCTGCCGGCGATCGACGCCGCCGGCGGGGTGGCGCTGATCACCGCCGACCACGGCAACGCCGACGAGATGTACGAGCTCGACAAGAAGACCAAGCAGCCGGCGACGAACCCGAACGGCTCGTTCAAGGCGAAGACCGCGCACACGCTGAACCCGGTGCCGCTGATCCTCTACGACAACGTCTCCGGCGGCCGCCTGGGCCTCGTCCAGCGCGAAACCGCCGGCCTCTCCAACCTCGCCGCGACGGCCGCCAACCTGCTCGGGCTGGAAAAGCACGCGCGTTGGGACGACAGCCTGCTCGACGTGCGCTGA
- a CDS encoding bacteriohemerythrin has translation MDMRLEDWSDKLAFGIDVIDAQHKQLFELAASFEGNGDQIRVMKTLALLGNYVKEHFRDEEQLLELCAYPDLDAHRELHRTFRDMLRDLLADAGKMSLDEIADRVRYLINGWFYNHIMVADLDYVPLLKQRLGDTG, from the coding sequence ATGGACATGCGGCTGGAGGACTGGTCGGACAAGCTGGCCTTCGGGATCGACGTGATCGACGCCCAGCACAAGCAACTCTTCGAGCTCGCCGCCTCGTTCGAAGGCAACGGCGACCAGATTCGCGTCATGAAGACGCTCGCCCTGCTCGGCAATTACGTGAAGGAACATTTTCGCGACGAGGAGCAGCTGCTCGAACTATGCGCCTACCCCGACCTCGACGCGCACCGGGAATTGCACCGGACATTCCGCGACATGCTGCGGGACCTGCTCGCGGACGCGGGGAAAATGAGTCTCGACGAAATCGCCGACCGCGTCCGCTACCTGATCAACGGCTGGTTCTACAACCACATCATGGTGGCCGACCTCGACTATGTGCCGCTGCTCAAGCAGCGGCTCGGCGACACCGGATGA
- the nifM gene encoding nitrogen fixation protein NifM — translation MHDAYRRLKLAGELFGKGPETLQPAERERLQRVAAQQQALERRILASREAAAVIVGDDAVATRAAEIRQRYADAGEFARDLARVGLDADALRRALAHELRIEAVLEKVAADVPPVTPVDAELYYHSHPEAFRRAEARRLRHLLLTYDGADERARLAAELAALRPQLVDAEAFAAAALRRSQCPTALNGGELGVVRRGQLYAELEPAAFALAAGELSAVLESPVGLHLLRCDEVFPAQQVPFAEAAPLIVERLAERRRRERQRQWLKALPPAER, via the coding sequence ATGCACGACGCCTACCGCCGACTGAAGCTGGCCGGCGAGCTGTTCGGCAAGGGGCCGGAGACGCTGCAGCCGGCCGAGCGCGAGCGTCTGCAGCGGGTCGCGGCGCAACAGCAGGCGCTGGAGCGGCGCATCCTGGCGAGCCGCGAGGCGGCGGCGGTGATCGTCGGCGACGACGCGGTGGCGACGCGCGCCGCCGAGATCCGCCAGCGCTACGCCGACGCCGGGGAGTTCGCCCGCGACCTGGCGCGCGTCGGGCTCGACGCCGATGCCCTGCGCCGGGCGCTGGCGCACGAGTTGCGCATCGAGGCGGTACTGGAGAAGGTGGCGGCCGACGTGCCGCCGGTGACGCCGGTCGACGCCGAGCTGTACTACCACAGCCATCCCGAGGCGTTCCGGCGCGCCGAGGCGCGCCGCCTGCGCCACCTCCTGCTCACCTACGACGGCGCCGACGAACGGGCACGGCTGGCCGCCGAGTTGGCGGCGCTGCGGCCGCAGCTGGTCGACGCCGAGGCCTTCGCCGCGGCGGCACTGCGCCGCTCGCAGTGCCCGACCGCGCTCAACGGCGGCGAACTGGGCGTCGTCCGCCGCGGCCAGCTCTACGCCGAACTGGAGCCGGCGGCCTTCGCGCTCGCCGCCGGCGAGCTCAGCGCGGTGCTCGAATCGCCGGTCGGCCTGCACCTGCTGCGCTGCGACGAGGTCTTCCCGGCGCAGCAGGTACCTTTCGCCGAGGCCGCGCCGCTGATCGTCGAGCGCCTCGCCGAGCGCCGCCGCCGCGAGCGGCAGCGGCAGTGGCTGAAGGCGCTGCCGCCGGCAGAACGCTGA
- a CDS encoding nitrogen fixation protein NifZ, with protein MIDARWDYGAAVRVVRNLRNDGTYPGLPTGAPLVRRGSIGYVVDVGTFLQDQVIYSVNFLDAGKIVGCREEELIGADEAWQPSRFESRERVTAQRGLAVDGELLVPAGSGGEVIKVIRDAPGGVAYHVHFDCQPGRLLLLPEMLLAPPAAEAPQCTTPTAD; from the coding sequence ATGATCGACGCGCGCTGGGATTACGGCGCGGCGGTGCGCGTCGTGCGCAACCTGCGCAACGACGGCACCTACCCGGGGCTGCCGACGGGCGCGCCGCTGGTCCGCCGCGGCAGCATCGGCTACGTCGTCGACGTCGGCACCTTCCTGCAGGACCAGGTGATCTACTCGGTGAATTTCCTCGACGCGGGGAAGATCGTCGGCTGCCGCGAGGAGGAGCTGATCGGTGCCGACGAAGCGTGGCAACCGTCGCGCTTCGAGAGCCGCGAGCGGGTGACGGCGCAGCGCGGGCTGGCGGTCGACGGCGAACTGCTGGTGCCGGCCGGCAGCGGCGGCGAGGTGATCAAGGTGATCCGCGACGCCCCCGGGGGAGTCGCCTACCACGTCCATTTCGACTGCCAGCCGGGACGCCTGCTGCTGCTGCCGGAAATGCTGCTGGCGCCGCCGGCGGCGGAGGCCCCGCAATGCACGACGCCTACCGCCGACTGA
- the nifW gene encoding nitrogenase-stabilizing/protective protein NifW, which yields MNETPPLAEELAELNSAEDFLDHFGVAYDPAVVRVNRLHILQRFHDYLAKQLPAPPADAAARHAACRQWLCRAYEDFAASDAQTEKVFAVFRNGARAEGGSTAFVPLDKAFLP from the coding sequence ATGAACGAGACGCCGCCGCTCGCCGAGGAACTCGCCGAGCTCAACTCCGCCGAGGATTTCCTGGACCACTTCGGCGTCGCCTACGACCCGGCGGTGGTCCGCGTGAACCGGCTGCACATCCTGCAGCGCTTCCACGACTACCTGGCGAAGCAGCTGCCGGCGCCGCCGGCCGACGCGGCGGCGCGGCACGCCGCCTGCCGGCAGTGGCTATGCCGCGCCTACGAGGACTTCGCCGCCTCCGACGCGCAGACCGAGAAGGTCTTCGCAGTGTTCCGGAACGGCGCGCGTGCAGAGGGCGGCAGCACCGCCTTCGTGCCGCTCGACAAGGCTTTCCTGCCATGA